The following are encoded in a window of Psychrobacter sp. P11F6 genomic DNA:
- a CDS encoding DHA2 family efflux MFS transporter permease subunit: protein MVTLTPTQDKYLPYVLAVALFMQILDATILNTSLPQMAQALGESPLKMQWAVISYALTLAIFIPISGFLADKYGTRRVFLSAIIIFCIGSLLCAASPTLDFLIGSRVIQGIGGAMMTPVARLILVKSYPRNKLLTVMNFAVIPALVAPLVGPVLGGYIVQYTSWHWIFLINIPMGIFGFIMGKKLVPALFEDTKRLDWAGFLLFAAAACGFTLAVEFGSQTGRGFYGLLLSLVASLLIGAYIWHAKRRQAPLFPLSLFDIRTFRIGITGNLFTRLGISAVPFLLPLLLQVVFEYSPSQAGWLLAPIAVGAIGIKPWVSKIIQRYTYRKVLVFNTFLMGTLIIVLAQFTDASQWLWFIPILTIMGACNSMQFSAMNTITIGDLQGIQTSSGNSLMAVNQQLAISFGIAFGAAVLTLLRERLQMDTLTAFQTTYWILGILTILSGLYFLRLKPEDGRGLY from the coding sequence ATGGTAACGCTAACCCCGACACAAGATAAATACTTGCCCTATGTGCTAGCGGTGGCGCTATTTATGCAAATTTTGGATGCCACCATATTAAATACCTCATTACCGCAGATGGCACAGGCGCTGGGTGAGTCTCCATTAAAAATGCAGTGGGCGGTGATCAGTTATGCGCTAACTTTGGCCATATTTATTCCTATCAGTGGTTTTTTGGCGGATAAATACGGCACGCGCCGAGTATTTTTGTCAGCAATTATTATCTTTTGTATTGGCTCACTGCTATGTGCTGCGTCACCAACGTTGGATTTTTTGATTGGTTCACGGGTTATACAAGGTATTGGCGGGGCAATGATGACGCCTGTGGCTCGCTTAATTTTGGTCAAATCCTACCCACGCAATAAGCTGCTGACTGTCATGAACTTTGCGGTAATTCCTGCTTTGGTAGCACCGCTAGTAGGACCGGTCTTAGGTGGCTATATCGTACAATATACCAGTTGGCATTGGATATTTTTGATCAATATACCGATGGGTATTTTTGGTTTTATCATGGGCAAAAAACTGGTTCCCGCACTATTTGAGGATACCAAGCGGCTTGATTGGGCAGGATTTTTATTGTTTGCGGCAGCGGCTTGTGGGTTTACGCTTGCTGTAGAGTTCGGCTCACAGACTGGTCGAGGATTTTATGGGTTGCTGCTGAGTTTGGTGGCCAGTTTATTGATAGGCGCTTATATCTGGCACGCCAAGCGTCGTCAAGCACCGTTGTTCCCCTTGAGTTTGTTTGACATTCGCACCTTTCGTATTGGCATCACTGGTAACTTATTTACCAGATTAGGCATCAGCGCCGTACCGTTTTTGCTGCCGCTGTTGCTGCAAGTGGTGTTTGAATACTCACCGTCGCAGGCAGGTTGGCTACTCGCGCCCATCGCAGTTGGTGCTATCGGGATTAAACCCTGGGTCAGTAAAATTATTCAGCGTTATACTTATCGCAAAGTACTGGTCTTCAACACGTTTTTGATGGGCACGCTCATCATTGTGTTGGCACAGTTTACCGATGCCTCACAGTGGTTATGGTTTATCCCTATTTTGACCATAATGGGCGCTTGTAATTCTATGCAATTCAGCGCGATGAATACGATTACTATTGGTGATTTGCAAGGTATTCAAACCAGTAGCGGCAATAGCTTAATGGCGGTCAATCAGCAGTTAGCGATTAGTTTCGGTATTGCTTTTGGGGCAGCGGTACTGACGCTGTTACGTGAACGCCTACAAATGGATACGCTGACAGCGTTTCAAACCACCTATTGGATACTTGGGATCTTAACCATTCTCTCGGGGCTGTACTTCTTACGACTTAAGCCCGAAGATGGGCGCGGCTTATACTGA
- the yghU gene encoding glutathione-dependent disulfide-bond oxidoreductase, with protein MSQENNKACNHTNGQNDKYVPPKVWTQDKENGGKFASINRPTAGARYEKALPVGDAPLQLYSLNTPNGVKVNILLEELAEIGVKGAEYDAYKIDISQGEQFGSGFVAINPNSKIPALVDHSADIAGEPIALFESGAILMYLAEKFDQFMPLSLGKARAECLSWVMWQMGSAPFLGGGFGHFYAYAPEPLEYPINRYTMETKRQLDVLDTHLKDSTYMCGNNEADYNIADMIIWAWYGQLVLGKLYDAAEFLQVDGYKHVKRWAQAIAERPAVKRAVDLSLKPID; from the coding sequence ATGAGTCAGGAAAATAACAAAGCTTGCAATCATACCAATGGGCAAAACGATAAATATGTCCCGCCAAAGGTTTGGACGCAGGACAAAGAAAACGGTGGAAAATTTGCCAGTATCAATCGCCCAACAGCGGGTGCGCGCTATGAGAAAGCGCTGCCAGTAGGCGATGCGCCATTACAGCTGTACTCGTTGAATACGCCAAATGGCGTCAAGGTTAATATACTGTTAGAAGAGCTTGCCGAGATTGGTGTTAAAGGTGCTGAATATGATGCCTATAAAATTGATATCTCTCAAGGAGAGCAGTTTGGTTCTGGCTTTGTAGCCATAAACCCTAACTCAAAAATTCCAGCCTTGGTTGATCATTCTGCTGATATAGCTGGCGAGCCGATAGCGCTCTTTGAGTCTGGCGCTATCTTGATGTATCTGGCAGAAAAATTTGACCAATTTATGCCTTTATCACTTGGCAAAGCACGGGCAGAGTGTTTGTCTTGGGTCATGTGGCAGATGGGCAGTGCGCCGTTCTTAGGTGGCGGCTTCGGACATTTTTATGCTTATGCACCTGAACCGCTAGAGTACCCGATCAACCGCTATACCATGGAAACCAAACGCCAGCTCGATGTGCTGGATACCCATCTAAAAGACAGCACATATATGTGTGGCAATAACGAAGCCGATTATAATATTGCGGATATGATTATTTGGGCATGGTATGGACAATTGGTGCTTGGAAAGCTCTATGATGCCGCCGAGTTCCTACAAGTTGATGGCTACAAGCATGTGAAGCGCTGGGCACAGGCAATTGCTGAACGTCCAGCCGTTAAGCGTGCCGTAGACCTGTCATTAAAGCCTATTGACTAA